From a single Streptomyces sp. NBC_01264 genomic region:
- a CDS encoding cytochrome P450: MDESLHTVTTLPTERQPGCPFDPPAELIEARRHGSISRYTHPGGKPGWMITGYDLVRSVLADPRFSSRKELLNVVDFEIPPAPPGEFLLMDEPQHGRYRKLLVGKFTARRMRLLTERIEEITDDCLDAMEETGPAVDLVTAFAKPIPTIIICELLGVPYEDRASFQEQIDKFMNGETGDEELLAAYTATQDYLAKLVAAKRANPTDDVLSELTDSDLTDEELQGISLILLAAGFDTTANMLALGAFALLENPEQLAALRADPALVDQAVEELLRYLSVAKSFMRTALEDVEVGGQTIEAGTTVVLSYNTANRDPERYADPHTLDLGRDSGGHLAFGHGIHLCLGAQLARVEMRVAFSALLGRFPTLRLAVPAEKVALRPETADIYGVKSLPVTWDV; this comes from the coding sequence ATGGATGAGTCCCTCCACACGGTCACGACGCTGCCGACGGAGCGTCAGCCCGGTTGTCCCTTCGACCCGCCGGCAGAACTGATCGAAGCCCGCAGGCACGGTTCGATCAGCCGCTACACCCACCCCGGCGGGAAACCCGGCTGGATGATCACCGGATACGACCTGGTCCGGTCGGTCCTGGCCGACCCGCGGTTCAGCTCGCGCAAGGAGCTGCTGAACGTGGTCGACTTCGAGATCCCTCCGGCGCCGCCCGGGGAGTTCCTCCTCATGGACGAGCCGCAGCACGGGCGCTACCGGAAGCTTCTGGTGGGCAAGTTCACCGCGCGGCGGATGCGGCTGCTGACCGAGCGCATAGAGGAGATCACCGACGACTGTCTGGACGCCATGGAGGAGACCGGGCCGGCGGTGGACCTGGTGACCGCGTTCGCCAAGCCCATCCCCACCATCATCATCTGTGAGCTGCTGGGAGTGCCGTACGAGGACCGGGCCTCGTTCCAGGAGCAGATCGACAAGTTCATGAACGGGGAGACCGGCGACGAGGAGCTGTTGGCGGCCTACACCGCGACGCAGGACTACCTCGCGAAGCTGGTGGCCGCGAAGCGCGCGAACCCCACCGACGACGTGCTCAGCGAACTCACCGACAGCGACCTGACCGATGAGGAGCTGCAGGGGATCAGCCTGATCCTGCTGGCCGCCGGATTCGACACCACCGCGAACATGCTGGCCCTCGGGGCCTTCGCGCTGCTGGAGAATCCGGAGCAACTGGCGGCCCTGCGCGCCGATCCCGCGCTCGTGGACCAGGCCGTCGAGGAGCTGCTGCGGTATCTGAGCGTCGCCAAGTCCTTCATGAGGACGGCATTGGAGGACGTCGAGGTGGGCGGCCAGACCATCGAGGCCGGCACGACGGTGGTCCTGTCGTACAACACCGCCAACCGTGACCCCGAGCGCTACGCGGATCCCCACACGCTCGACCTCGGCAGGGACTCCGGCGGGCACCTGGCCTTCGGGCACGGCATCCACCTGTGCCTCGGTGCGCAGCTGGCCCGTGTCGAGATGCGCGTCGCGTTCTCCGCGCTGCTGGGCCGCTTCCCGACGCTGCGCCTGGCCGTACCGGCCGAGAAGGTTGCGCTGCGCCCGGAGACAGCGGACATCTACGGGGTGAAGAGCCTCCCGGTCACCTGGGACGTGTGA